The following is a genomic window from Plasmodium cynomolgi strain B DNA, scaffold: 0585, whole genome shotgun sequence.
tttttttaatatttatttattataaaatataatttttttatttattagtaTAATTTAGAAGGTTCATATGAAAAACACAAGAATGAGATAGTACATAATTCTCAAAAGGCTGATATTTATATTAGCTGGTGCAATTCAATTAAATCACAATATGAAAGTGACAAAATCGATAATGCAGATCATAATTGCGCAATTATTAtggcatatttaaattatatagcTCCATATCGTAAATCAATATATGATGATAGTAGATGTAgatatttgtattattggATATACCACAGTTTattaaagaataataaaaattatgatgtGGCGTTTAATTGGTACAGTATCATCCTAACAGGATATTTCCATATGGATTCAGATGATCCACATGCATGCCGAAATTATAAGgaggaaagtgaaaaaataatacttgAAAAATCGGCTAAACTAATAGAACTCTATGAGACCTTTAATAATGATAACAAAGCATTCACCTG
Proteins encoded in this region:
- a CDS encoding hypothetical protein (putative): MRYVESDKGSYEKHKNEIVHNSQKADIYISWCNSIKSQYESDKIDNADHNCAIIMAYLNYIAPYRKSIYDDSRCRYLYYWIYHSLLKNNKNYDVAFNWYSIILTGYFHMDSDDPHACRNYKEESEKIILEKSAKLIELYETFNNDNKAFTCDCAKKCSELYIKYVQECPNDNDYDFCRKLEDFKNKYEGRMVSFAKCTDVPNKLPPALKNNIHIVIIIPMITLTALSFFLFALYKVKLFYLSINNKNYIYYHIFYKNYNYKHYTFMVHIIYLNNSLLQLDHE